The genomic interval ATTTCAGATTTCAGGGTCGCATCTGACTGAGCGGATGGCGGTTGGAGACCTCAGCTGGGAATcctcctcagaaaaaaaacaacattctttTAATTTGAGCATCAGTTCCGATGCAGGACTTGTTGATTCATTTGTGTATTTCAACAACGTGATAAAAAACCAAAGAGTGGATCAGATAAGATATCAAACAGCCTCACTTATCGCTCCGtgacatgtttttctcatttggattttgttgtcttttatttcaaatgatttaatataaatgtacaaaaggCAGGATGCTCATAAAATGCTGCCATGTGCCGCACACTTTATCTCAGggttcaaacaggaagtgcaaaTATTAGAAGTCTGATTCCTCTTGTGGCCTCAGCGGCTAAAAACCCTGAACTGACAAGCACTTTGAGATAAAACCCTCCCATTAAATGTCTTCATTAGTGACATTTTCTAATGCGTTAATCAATAAAGTAAAATCTGATATCATCATGCAGGCTGCAGAGGGCTGGCCCTGattggtttttgttttattgtgttgaaGAATAAAAAGGCAAAGGAAGGTTTGTTTGTGGAGCGACTTTCAGGCAGAAGTGGCAAAAGCACAAATATTCTTTACTCCAGTagaagtaatagattacaggctcaaGACTCTTAAACGTAAAGgtagctgttcctgaacgcaccacaaagacagttgattgttgagtctcattcccaggacgtcaaatagacacatgttgggttggtaaagcgtcccgagcagcaacaaagagagaaaatcagaaactctctgcagatacgagacactaacacgccttttctccacattccagtctccctctctgtctgtttacgccttcttacggctttacgtctttgtctcgtctcgctgcgtctgaaaatgcatcaaactaaagtaaccaGCCTGTTTTGAAGCTGTGAGAAGGAGAACGTTCAGATTTCTTTAGTATTTCTTTAGTTACTTCCCGCCTCTGACTGCAGAACCCGCGGTTCCCCTGCAGAACGTGGCACTGTCACAGGATGAATCCTTCCATCACTTCACCTGTTGGACCTTTAGAAGGATCCACTGGTAATAAAAGTTCATTTTTGGGTCTCAGTACCAACTCTTTAAAATGATCTTCTGCTGggattgagactcaaaaatcgacttttcttacaaattggagcTTTATTGTTGAGGCTGATTGGTGATTTCGAATCAATATTCCAAAAATGAGAGCAGGCTGATTGTAATGACAGACTGTTTCTGTTCTTTGGCTCCAAACAGATTATTTTCACACTTTACTTGTTTCTTGATTATCAGCCTTTTGTTGCAGCAGCTtcaggacacatgagggcatttTTTTAATCGACTCCATGTCTGGATGACGCGGATCGATCATCCTGATCAGTTTGGGTGAAAACCGCtgatcaatcaatcatttttagAACTACAGGAACCAGATCTTGGTACATGTTGTGCTTCGTGCTCACTTCAGTCTTTGTTACACCCCTTTCCAGCCTGCACGGGACCGTCTGCAGCGGCGCGCGGCGCGTTTTGGTCATTTTTTGGACACTTCCTGCTTTCTGAGCTCGAGCTGCAGCGTGTGAGTGTCCCGCCGACCGAGCCCGAGGTTTAACCGGGCTGCTGGTGTCGCAGTTGGCGTGTATTTTAGGGACTACAGCAGCTATATCGCGATATCATAAGTAGGCTATTGGTCATGAGCGCGGTGCCCACCGTCGACACGAGCGGGGAGGAAATGAGGCGTCGCGCTGCGCTTTGAGGtgccagaagaagaaaaagagacacgCAGGATTCAAACAGGTGTCCGGTCGCCTCCCAtcagcctgcaggaggaggaggaggaggacagagaggaagaggagagcgaAGAGGGATGTTCTGAGTATTTACCAAGAATCATTCCGCTAATTTCGGGACGTGtcgttgtgtttctgtgcaccATGCGCTCCCTCGGCTCCGCGGGGATGGAGacccggcagcagcagcagcagcagcagcagcaggaggaaccCGCGTTTTAAAGACCCTGAAAAACAACCTGATTGTAGAGATAAAGAGGGTTGGAGGGAGAAAGCCGCGTCtcaagaggaggaagaggaggtgatagaggagggggaggcggtGACCGACGTCCCCCACGGGACAGGCCGAGCGACCCACGCTTCTAACAGGTGTGTCTGAGGAGGCTCCAGTCTGCACCGCCCGCCCCGGCCGCTCTGCCTCCCTCCCGGTCTGCTTCACCCTCAGTCTCATTGTTCGTGGTGACAGGAGGCTGCTCCGGAGTTCAACTGGACCGTCTTGGCATCTCGGTGAGCGCttattctgtttcttcttcctcgcagcagcagcagcagctccccgTTGGTGCGTAATAGCAGCGAGGAGGAAGGACGTCAGGATCCTTCTGACACGCTGATCCACTGAGCCGCCCGGACTTTGTTGTGTGGATCGTTTCTTTTCTGCAAGGAATGGAGAATTGTATCGGGCTGGTCTGATCCCGTCAGAGCTTCACGGGGAGACGTTTGTagattttggttttgtgtttttcctcgcCGGGTTTGGACAGCTCGCCCCCTGCTGAggaggcaggaacacaccgttTCACCCGGAGTTCAAACAAAAGtgcgtttttattttttatttttatcatgaCAACCAGAAAAGCCAACAACAGTGCGTCGGACACGGTgagcacctccacctcctcctccaccaccaccaccaaccacCAGACCCAGCCGAGGAGCCGGAGTCCCAGCAGCTACAGCAGCGGGGTGCCTGCGTCCGACGCGGCGGGCGGAGGAGCGGAGATGTTCGGCGAATTTCAGGACTGGTGCCTGCGGACGTACGGGGACTCCGGCAAGACCAAGACCGTGACCCGGCGCAAATACAACAAGATCCTGCAGACCCTCCTGCAGGGGGACGAGGAGAACAGCCACGGGGTGTTCCTGCACGAGAAGGGCAACAACCACATCAACGCCAAATTCAAATTCTGGGTCAAGTCCAAAGGGTTCCAGGTCGGGACGCTGCAGGACGCCAAGAACGGCGCGTCGGACAGACCGGTTCTGTTCGTCCCCATCAAGGCGACGGTTAGTGCGCCTTCCTCTTTATCTGTGTCCTGTGTGCGtgatgcgtgcgtgcgtgcgtgtccACCACTGTGAGGTTACCCTTATTTGCGTAAAGAAATaaggtgtgtgcgtgcgtgcatgtgtgtgtgtgtgtgtgtgtgtgtggcccgaAGCTGTACAACGTAACTTTCGCTGGCTCGGATCCACGAccacagcacacacacctgttcacctgtCCACCTGCTCCAGCACGCAGCTCAGCAGTGTCACGTCACCAGATCACGCGCAGACACGTGTGTGATCAGTTTGATTGATGATGTATTGACAGACACGCGGTGTGGCAGGTGTCTGACACACTTCACACCCACTTTGTTGTATTTATGATGAGATGAAACCAAAAGAAGGAAACAAAGTGTTGACATTTACCAGCCGGCCAGCGTCTCTCTATAAATATCTAATGAGTAAAAGTGATGCTCCTGTTATGACAGTACGGATGGAAATGAGGCAGCCAGGCTTCAGTATCACATCTTGAATTTGTTTATATCTTTTAAAAAGGATTAATTACTTCAGAATTCAAcactgaatgtgaaaacaggAGGCAGAAATtcactttctcttccttttcctgGAGTTAAAACTTTTCCACACGACCACAATTTCACATATTCAGCGTAAAAGAAAcgtagaaaacagaaaaatgttcaCTGAGACGTCTTTGGATTTGTTCTCCTCTAAAGATAAATATTAAAACAGGAGCCTCAATGTGAAGTTCAGACGTTTTGGCACATGTGGTCTCATCTTTACAGCCTGACGTGTGAGCGAACATTAGATTTCTTGAGTGTTGTGTTTAACTCAGGTTACAGTCGCTTCAGGTGCTTCCTCATCTGTTTACTGAGTGTTAAAATCCAGATATAAATCAATGAATAGAGGACAAACGGCCACACGGAGAGTACAGTCACATATATGTGTTGGTACATGTTGCACTAAACATAAATCTATATACTTTAATCTTCTGCTCGGATGATATTTTGATGATCAGCTTCATTTCTCAGATCCGGTGCAGCTGCTGACTCGATCTAGTTTGAGGATGAAGTGTGATGTTGAGTTTGTGTTGTGAGGAAATCTGAAGAAAGGCTGTCGTGGACTAAGAAAGTgtaaaaagaggaggaggaggaggaggaggaggaggagggaaacgTTCAGGTCAGCTGCATCTAAGGACAGACCATTAATCCACCTCCGTGTCCTGAACGAGCTCGTCTCGACCGACAGGTGTCAGGTGTGACGCTGGAACacgtttgtgtctgtgtcttttgttttgttgcacgTTTGTCTCTTCGAGGCCGGAAAAATACTTTAATATCACAAAGAAATGGTCAAATGTTGCTGCTGGATCAGAGGACGCCGTTTCTCGGCACCACAGATCTAAAGTTGTGTCTTTGAGGTGTTGTACAGTCACCAAGGCCTCGTCTGATTGGAGGATTCAGAAGCAACATGAAGTTTAGAACTTCTAGAATCACGTTGTTTCAATTTAAAATCGGTTGATGATCATTCAGCCGTAGATGCCGCCGTGGAAAAATAACTTTATGGTTTATTgttgaattcaaaatgttctgaaAAGGGCGGACACGCTGATATTTTTCTGATGATCGTAAATATGATTTGTTTGGTGTCTTTAGAGTTTTTCTTGTCATGTTATCACGCAAGAACGTTCCAACTGTGAGGATTTCCCTCCTGTCGCTGTTTCATATCGTTACCCTGATTTTCATGCAACATTGTTTTTCCCCCTGTGTTTTAACTGTCGCCTGAAATAACACGATTCCATTAGATATCTTTGAATAATGGACAAATAACTCCCAGTGAATATAGAATAAATCAACTATATCTGGTTAATGGGATGGATCCAGGATTGGTTTCTCTTTCTAGGGCGTTTAAAAGATTATATCCAACATATCGAGGTGGTTTGTATCTAAGGAAGggtacaacaacacaacaccttGAAACGGGGAAACAAAACTTCAGATTTGTCTTAAGCGATAAATATAAGGAGGCgtctgtgctgtgtgttaaTAACAACGGCATCTGACTGAGTTATTTCTGGAGGAGCGACTAATAATGATGCTTCTGTTGTGACAACACAAGAAATGGAAATGTCAGTTATAAGTCAGCCGCGCTCGAGTCCTGCGGAGCATCACAACTGAATGTGTTCGTTATCTTTTTAAAGTAGTAATCTTCAGTAattcagtgaatctgtctggtgAGTGTCGCTGCGGCAACAgttttgaaaccatttcaaACATTCAGTATCGATGTGTATCAAGATTTAGAGACTTTTGTCATGACGAGTGGATTTAAACGTGTTTTCGTGGAGGGAAGTCTTTATTTTCAGCCGCCACGTGTCAACATGTGGGTCATTCCAGTATTGGTGGACGTTTGGGCTtcggaatttaaaaaaaattacatacaTATTCATCAATAATAGGCATTAAACTATAAAAAGCTTTATCGGCTCATCTCAGGCTGATACCAACACTCAGTAACAGGGTTGCAAATACAAGCTAAGTTTAGCTTTTTCTCACAAATCTGTGCTAGCTgtttagctagctgttagcatatACAGAGATGACAAACTTACATAAGTAAACAAGGAAAGTTTATTCTGGAAATACGCACAACAGGGTTGCGTGAGGTAAAGTGAGACATTCAACAAGGCTGACAATgttataaaaatatgaaaaataaaagagagctCTACCGTGCTGTTGGGAAactgtttgatgatgtcacttcctgtctatCATGTGACTaacccttttcttcttctttaaccGTGCTAAAAAGTTTAAGGTAACAGGGTTGCATGCCAGTTGTGGAGCACGGGTTTCTTGCATAGTAATACTTATTTAAAACATGATGTgttattaaaaagatgtttcCCCATCTACAAGAGACATCTatgaacaaaacaatacaaaagaaagtagatttaaatgtcattttgacagtttttattggAGTTCAATTTGGTCACCAAGGGAACAAGACAAGAGAAAGATAGCGTATTAGGAGGAACACCATACTTATTCGGTATTTTTCTCCCAGTTTATTTAGAGTTGGTCTCTGGACAAGTTACACAACAACTGcatgattttgtattttgtacatttattatttGAAATTTCATGGGTGGGACGTAGAATGGCCCATGTAGACATAGAAACCTGCAAACAGCACCAACCTGAAGCTGAGAAAAGTATTCAGAACGGTTTCAACGTGTCTTTTGTGGTTTTAGTGTCATGAAACATGAACTGAGAGGCATCACATCTCTTTGGGCTCCGTGAAGTTGTGACAGGCATCTTATTTCACATATTCTGATGTTTTGTAGATTAATTGAAACAAGTAATGATTGTAACAATAATGAATGTTTCCTTGCATCAGCAGTAGAAAGAGTTTACAGTCCTTGTTGTCCTCGTCTGTCACTCATCATccaccattttttaaataatcaagtCTCAAGAGTTCTCCCAGATTTTGGGGGATCTTAGCGAGCAGACAGCTGTGATCAGCGTACCTGTTGCTCACTGACGGGATTCAAACCCATCGTGTTTCTACTCTTCATCTTTTCCCCGACAGCAGAGCTCGGCGGAGTGGAGTGACTCAACAAATGAATGAAAGGGAAAGGGCGTCTTTCTGCGATTGTAAAACGCTATATTTAGAAAAACAATTCAGTTCGGTCTGTCCGTCAATCCGCTGCGAGCTGTCTGAAACAGACTGCAGAGGTTCGTCTGAACGGGTTTCTTTGTATGCGCAGACGGAGGAGGCAGTCGGGTTGTTCCGCTGGCTGAGCCGACGGGCGGATGTTGAAGCTCGGAGGGGTTTGAGGTGCTCGTTGGCATGGTTACCGCTTGGCTAATTGCACCCCCGTCCCAAATCAGTAAATTTCATATTCAGATGGAGACGAGGAGACGGGAATGGGGATCCTCCACGCGGAGTGTGTCTTCTgtaaatcctcctcctcctcctcctcctcctcctcctcctcctcctctctctctctctcggtcgtggcagcagcagctctgttgaGTCTGTTCAGTATCTGACGATCCGGCTGTTTAGTCTGGAGacgaagagagagaaagagagaacgagagagaggaTTCCTCCTGTTCTCTCTTCAGGTTACTAAGTGTGCGTCCGTGTCTTCTGTCTCTCACCGGGCCGACGTCAGAGCCGGTGTGGACGGATCAGCCTGTACTCACTTCCACGTACATGAGGATTTGAGGTTGGCATTAACAGGTTGCTTCACCCAAATCTCACTTCCCTCTGGTGGTGTCAGGCAGAGCAGATACAGATGTTGTGGCTGCTGTAAAAACCCTCCAGAACAACGACAACTAAAGGAATGCCAGccggagaagaagaaaacacttcTGATGATGTAACGCTTCTTCACCACGTATTAAACCAGCGTCGCACCGGTTGACCTTGGTGTCGTCACGCTCTTCAACTTTTACCTTCAACAACAGAACTTACAAATAAAACACCTCAGCCCAAATCTGTGTGGCATTTCAGGAAGTAAACGCCTGTCGGTGGCAGTTGACAGCCGtaaagtgaagctgctgtgttgctTATTTGTTTAAAACCTCGGTGTCGCTGTGCAGATTGAAGCTCTGCTCTCGTCTCTTTATCTCGCCCTGCTACCTGTTGAGCGGCGCGTCGAGCTAAACGGGGTCTAAACGCCGTGTTTACGGCTCAAATCAGCTTCCTGCTTCCTCTCCGCCTGCGTCACGCTGAGAGGGGTATGACCCGACTGCATCAACAGCTGATCAGACGGCGACTGTTGTTTATACGCCGACACACAGAGAAGCGCGTGAGGCGATAGAAGTGATGAGTGTAGCGCTCAGCTGATCTCGCTCAGATGCAGAACGATGAAGGGAGGAAAGAACTGAAGAGACGTCTCTCTCTCCGGGGGACTGTTGGGTTGACTTTGCAGCCAACGCTTATGAATGAATGCATGAGGAGTTAACAGTAACGGTGGAACACACGGGTGAGACACATCACAGGTTGCTAGAAATCAGACTGACGGGAAGAACTGACTGATCTTCTGCCTTTGTTTAGATGATTTCCCTCTTATTACACGAGCTCTTGTATCATTTCTTGGCCTTCTGATGCGTCTCTTTGTCGTCTGTAAATCTTTGCTGGACAAATTCTTAGAAACGCCTCTTTTAAATACTGAGTTCACGGGCGTGGAAGTGGTCAGATGTCATGTTCAGAGAGCCGACGTCACGGTGATTCACTTCGTCTGTGtcaagagatgaaaaaaaaaagaacacaccTCTCATCTGATGGTTTGATGTCGGCTCCGGAGGCGCGAGGTGCCAACTGGAGCAATCaggagttcagtatcttgctctcGGATGCTCCGACatgcagctggaggagctgagggatTCGAACCTTTgaccttccgattactagaTGAAAaataccgtaaattaccaaataatagccggggcgtttatttgtttcaatcactcaACAGATCAGGTGTTTATTTCCTTCCTCACAacaactcctcatctctgctgtcactcacggtgacgtacatttgtttctccatcgccctgatcattttgcgggacactctctcatggcgtgcccgtttgctgataactcatccccgcatgtttatctccgGCTCCTCgctcgccttcttcctccctccatcaggcagcctggtcctgctgctgtcctcctcggacagacgctgaagctccgtttctctccctctcttggggtcgacagagaaacgtctagcggctgcttctcccgagttttcctctgcatatttgacgacagaaagtttgaatttcaagttgtactttttatttttgctgcaccggagccatggcgaccatcagtgtgatactgactgacaggaagcagcacgacacgtgaaaaaggcgaagaagaaaaacgtgcagggtcttcttctctccttgattttttcttttgtcttttttttttttctttgatttttaaattagactctgcatttatttggaaccggcagttatttatccaaatatacacctgcacccggcgtttaaagagGACCCTGCGGTTATTTGAAATTTTATGGTATTTAAATTCGGTTTGGTTCGGTCATGTCACCGGCGCCTCGTGGGACGTCATGGAGGGTTTCTAGTAAACCCTGCTGCAGTCCGGTCTCAGGTGTTGCTGTTTCCAGGCAGGTGCAGAGACGCAGCTGCCATCTGAGTCGGGTGGTCAGCGCTCATGGGAACCGTAGATTTGGTAGAAGAAGTAGAAGTTGTTCCTTTAATGTGCACGTTGTACAAAACAAATCGTGCTTTCATAATGTGAAGATGCTCCAGTTAAGCTCCTGTTAAGGTGTTTCACTCTCTCATCTTTTGCAGGTTTtggctctttttttattttttaatctacCACCAAGTGTGTTGAATGATGTGAGGAAGCTGTCGTGGGCTGTTTAAGTCTTCTAATGAGACATGTCAGACGTTTGGTGGTAAACACTTTAATTAGACTTCTGAGCGTGAGGCATATAGTAACCATAGAAACACTCCTTCATGCAAAGTTAACTCTCACCCATCTGTTAAAACTCACATCAAATGAaccctttttacatttttgaacacGGCTTTTCTCTTTGATAACTCACCATGAAATGAGTCGTCCGGCCTGACGTGTGCTACATCTCACCCTCCTCTGCAGcccgtcttcttcttttattaCACACCAGAGAAAGCTGAAAAAATGAGGATATGTaatatgattttgttttaacaTACTGGTGgcggtagaaaaaaaaaaaccccttcaGTTAATTCAAGCGGGCTCTTTTTTAATTAGCTTAATTAGTAGAGCAACCGCCCATGTTGCTGTTGGGAGTCTCTGGTTTaagaagaagagagaacagCCAGGAGGTTCATGTACAGTCCTGATTAATGTGAAGAACGTGAGCGTATAATCACCCATCATGGCTTTGTTTTTACACTCCTTATCAATACTGAACTGTTTCATTTGACCCTGAATGTTCCTTCCAGTCAAACACAGGGAGATTAAAAAGATAAGAAGGTGAATACAGGTGTTCATTTATGATTGTGTGGTGAAGTTGCACGATATTGGAGAAGTGTGACACGGTAATGGACTCTGTTGGATGTTAAAGAGTTAATCAGTGTTTTAGAATATCACGTTCGTAAATCACTCGTCTCGTTAACCTCTTCTGCTTCGACCTCTCAGCCCGTCATCcgtctgcagcctcctccttcTGACTTCACTCAAGATGAGCTCGACTTGAGGTGTGATGCGATATCGTTTATTAGAATGAGAAGATGCGGTGAGTTGCAGCTTACTTGAAGCCTGaagattaaagggatattccggtgtaagtttaatccatggtctaaatcaccgtgaaactgtgttagactccctctcgagagatcaagttagcagaccgctaatttacgga from Sparus aurata chromosome 7, fSpaAur1.1, whole genome shotgun sequence carries:
- the LOC115585723 gene encoding nucleolar protein 4-like; translation: MTTRKANNSASDTVSTSTSSSTTTTNHQTQPRSRSPSSYSSGVPASDAAGGGAEMFGEFQDWCLRTYGDSGKTKTVTRRKYNKILQTLLQGDEENSHGVFLHEKGNNHINAKFKFWVKSKGFQVGTLQDAKNGASDRPVLFVPIKATCVDSVSGVDSSLKRVAVVEDFFDIIYAMHVEISTDPGKAPKHAGQKKTYKAIAETYAFLPREAVTRFLMSCGECQKRMHISTAGQDCKGTKHNTAAHVRVRVRVWPGLISL